The genomic interval CCGCACTCACCCGCCGGCAATTTATACTTGCACTTACATTGTAACGCAAAATCCGGGCGCCCGCGAGGGGTCTCCCGGATTTTGTCTACAGCCTGTGGGCTGTGAGCCCGGCGAGTGCCGGGCTCACAGCCCTTCTCCGCGTTGCGGCCGTCACTGTACGTCGTACTTGCGCAGCAGGTCGTCGAGGGCCTCCCGCATGAGCACGGACTCCTTCTTCTTCAGCAGTTCTGCCAGCTTCTTCAGGCGGGCCAACTGAGAGGTGGTGTAGTAGCAGGAGCGGAGCACCATCTCCTCCCGGGAGGGCAGGCCCACGGCGTTGCGCCCGTTCTCCTTGGCCTGGTACAGGGCCTGATCCGCCTGCTGGGTCAGCCCGTTGAGATCCCGGGCGTCCCGGGGGGCGTTGGCTACGCCGATGCTGATGGTCGGGCAGAGTTCCGGGAACTGCTCAGCCGCCCGGGCGGCAAACTCGCCGCGCAGCGCCTCCATCAGCAGGAAGGCGCGCTCCAGCCCGGTGTCCGGCATGACCACGGCGAACTCGTCGCCGCCGATGCGGCCCACCGTCCACCCGTGGGCCTTTGCGTTCTCAGCGAGCGTCCGGCAGAGGAGCTCGATCAGCCGGTCGCCGCTCTCCCGGCCCAGCCGGGCGTTGACCTCCCCGAACCCGTCCAGGTCCAGCGAGGCCAGGGAGACCGTCGCCTCGGCCTCAAGCGCGCGGTTCAGGGCTTCCCGGAACGGGCGGCGGTCAAGGATATCCGGATAGCTATCGATCACGACACATACCCCCATATATATATCGCTATATATACATTGAGTGGCTTGCTTGGAACTGTCAAGACCAGAATGGCGGGAATCTTCGGCGCACTGGTGCAACCGGCCGCCCGTCCCGCCTGACCCGGGGGCACGCGGAAAGCCCCGTGAGCCTGTGCGCTCCCGGGGCTTCGCTGCGGGACCCATCGATCCGCAGGCTATCCGCCGCCCCGCATGGCCCGCAGGCGGAGGCCCTTCTCCACCGCCCTGACCGCGTCCGGCTCACCCTCACAGTCGACGATCACCCGCGGCCAGACGATCCGGAAGGCCCGGTGCTCGCTCACCGTCAGCCGTGCGGTCCAGCCCGGGCCGGCCACGCTCCCGTCCGGCCGGGGGACGCCGCCCAGCGCCTCCAGATAGCTCCGGATCTGCTGCTCCGTGCTGCCCCGCAGGTCCAGCGTCACGCGCTCCACGCTCCACCCCTCCCGCCGGTGCCGGATACCACCACCCCGTTCTCCCTCCGGGTCGCCTGCTCCTGCCAGGGGAGCGAAGCGGCCTTCCTCCGCCGCACGGCGCGGCCGACGATGTGCGAAGAATGTATTTTTTAACCTTAAGCTGCTTTGCGGGGGAGGAAGGGTGTCGTTGAAGCAGAAAAGATAGAGAACCGGAGGCGATGGGGGGGAAGCGTGA from Symbiobacterium terraclitae carries:
- a CDS encoding GGDEF domain-containing protein, producing MIDSYPDILDRRPFREALNRALEAEATVSLASLDLDGFGEVNARLGRESGDRLIELLCRTLAENAKAHGWTVGRIGGDEFAVVMPDTGLERAFLLMEALRGEFAARAAEQFPELCPTISIGVANAPRDARDLNGLTQQADQALYQAKENGRNAVGLPSREEMVLRSCYYTTSQLARLKKLAELLKKKESVLMREALDDLLRKYDVQ